A section of the Synergistales bacterium genome encodes:
- a CDS encoding SYNERG-CTERM sorting domain-containing protein: protein MKRFTWLALAVAFVMVFAAGAFAAYTEDNEATDLAEVVDVDNYLLSNDVDNKFLVSGDDLTNFNISTDADASMEMWHEDEGHFGKSWSWVLVRTTQKKLEEHFTYTVSNDAAGTDFIFGLEGGMEYDTAAPQQNGDFANDCTIACDYFYHWMQENRVEKGASVDFKETLKWFGTRENCAVDWKYGVECCDHLTFLAASDDTGSVSATSMDVPVVFAKLAKDSEEPFVRVRDFLESEDKGTNAFIDVPSGMTYDFGVRYTVSPDCVNCGERNCVHQELPYVMVTNLNNKSVKVEDNFAPMVNGETVVKNDSFMCNAWCGLCTSDDMMSGDEGLLTVGNNITKQSSLHNCPCTLYPGFSQTFKVAGNMDVNYTLKKDTVNNADSTWETATLRGRLNTSWGMEEVATNVGDSGFCPGCPDVTYEAMLWYPCNCLIEDYKPSLSDDVDFYVSGDVMRVMDAVTSFDPVEAGNGYSMETFDIVDSADASQNNVIVTVIDGMFSSANLADAGVQNTAFDGVADTAETWWHKDFWNKVDLQVTVGDTTVNLLQDEVLSKDAMDFLSILEGPQRELADCNVEADLFVFVYDGGNAGVEFKTAENGNRFLVIYDGAADGHYKVKANFVKQGAAPAAPALSALAASSTVVPGGTTDVTASVQNSDDYEGMTMVFEVPLGANGSVSPDHATIVSKKATTTFTAGSEDAAVTLTAFISGDKQAMSDDVTIMVAAPTATPTPEPSGGGGGCSLGFAPLALLLLAPLALVLRK from the coding sequence ATGAAGCGCTTTACTTGGCTAGCGCTGGCAGTGGCTTTCGTAATGGTCTTTGCTGCCGGTGCGTTTGCCGCCTATACGGAGGATAACGAAGCTACAGATCTTGCTGAGGTAGTAGATGTTGACAACTATCTGCTCAGCAATGATGTGGACAACAAGTTTTTGGTAAGCGGTGATGACCTCACGAATTTCAACATCTCCACAGATGCAGACGCCAGTATGGAGATGTGGCATGAGGACGAAGGTCATTTCGGTAAATCTTGGAGTTGGGTCCTCGTTCGCACGACCCAGAAGAAGCTGGAGGAGCATTTTACCTACACCGTCTCCAATGATGCAGCCGGCACGGACTTCATCTTCGGTCTTGAGGGCGGAATGGAGTACGACACGGCTGCCCCGCAGCAGAACGGTGATTTCGCCAACGACTGTACCATCGCCTGCGACTACTTCTACCACTGGATGCAGGAGAATCGTGTCGAAAAAGGAGCTTCCGTCGATTTCAAGGAGACGCTGAAGTGGTTTGGAACCCGTGAGAACTGTGCCGTGGATTGGAAGTATGGCGTCGAATGCTGCGACCATCTGACATTCCTCGCTGCCTCCGACGACACAGGTAGCGTCAGCGCTACCAGCATGGATGTGCCTGTTGTCTTCGCCAAACTCGCGAAGGACAGTGAAGAGCCCTTTGTCCGCGTGCGAGACTTCCTGGAAAGCGAAGACAAGGGTACCAACGCGTTCATTGATGTGCCCTCTGGCATGACCTACGACTTTGGAGTGAGGTACACGGTAAGCCCTGATTGCGTCAACTGCGGTGAGCGGAACTGCGTTCATCAGGAATTGCCGTACGTGATGGTGACCAACCTTAACAACAAATCCGTTAAGGTCGAAGACAATTTTGCTCCCATGGTGAATGGCGAGACGGTTGTGAAAAACGACAGCTTCATGTGCAACGCCTGGTGTGGACTCTGCACCTCCGACGACATGATGAGTGGTGACGAAGGCCTGCTGACGGTGGGGAACAACATCACCAAGCAGTCCAGCCTTCACAACTGTCCCTGCACGCTCTATCCTGGCTTCTCCCAGACCTTCAAGGTTGCAGGCAACATGGATGTCAACTACACGCTGAAGAAGGATACCGTAAACAATGCCGATTCAACGTGGGAAACAGCGACACTCCGGGGTCGCCTGAACACCAGCTGGGGTATGGAAGAGGTAGCAACAAACGTTGGTGATAGTGGCTTCTGTCCCGGTTGCCCGGATGTGACCTACGAAGCAATGCTGTGGTATCCCTGCAACTGTCTGATTGAGGACTACAAGCCTTCGCTGAGTGACGATGTGGATTTCTATGTCAGCGGCGATGTCATGCGGGTCATGGATGCCGTGACGAGCTTTGACCCGGTTGAAGCAGGCAACGGCTACTCAATGGAGACCTTCGACATCGTGGACTCTGCAGATGCTTCGCAGAACAACGTTATCGTTACGGTCATTGACGGGATGTTCTCCTCGGCGAATCTGGCTGATGCCGGTGTACAGAACACAGCCTTCGACGGTGTTGCTGACACTGCCGAAACATGGTGGCACAAGGACTTCTGGAACAAGGTTGATCTCCAGGTCACCGTCGGCGACACTACTGTTAACCTTCTGCAGGACGAGGTCCTCAGCAAGGATGCCATGGACTTCCTGTCGATACTCGAGGGTCCGCAGCGTGAGCTGGCTGACTGTAACGTTGAAGCCGACCTCTTTGTCTTCGTCTACGACGGGGGCAACGCAGGTGTCGAGTTCAAGACCGCCGAGAACGGCAACCGTTTCCTGGTGATCTACGACGGTGCAGCCGATGGTCATTACAAGGTCAAGGCCAACTTTGTCAAGCAGGGCGCAGCTCCTGCGGCTCCCGCGCTCAGTGCCTTGGCCGCCAGCTCGACGGTCGTGCCGGGTGGCACTACTGATGTCACTGCTTCCGTGCAGAACAGCGACGACTACGAGGGCATGACGATGGTCTTCGAGGTGCCCCTCGGCGCCAACGGATCCGTCTCCCCGGACCACGCGACGATCGTTTCCAAAAAAGCCACCACGACCTTCACCGCTGGCTCCGAGGATGCTGCAGTCACCCTGACTGCGTTCATCTCCGGCGACAAGCAGGCCATGAGCGACGACGTGACCATCATGGTCGCCGCACCCACGGCGACCCCGACGCCCGAACCCAGTGGCGGCGGCGGCGGTTGCAGTCTCGGCTTCGCACCGCTGGCGCTCCTCCTGCTGGCACCGCTGGCTCTGGTCCTGAGGAAGTAA